The sequence below is a genomic window from Rattus rattus isolate New Zealand chromosome 3, Rrattus_CSIRO_v1, whole genome shotgun sequence.
AGCGAGGACAGATGGTCCTCTCTAGCACTTCATTCCCGGGAGCTTCGGAGAGACTTCCAATCCAGGTCGGGACAGGGAACCAGCAGGGAAAGTGAGGGCAACTTGGAGGGGTTTGAGGTGGAGGAGGGTTGGGGTAGAGGTGGGGTGGCAGCGACAGGCCAGCTCCCACTGTGGGCACCCTTAATCTTCTAAGTTCCAGAAGTCTTAACCCGACCAAACCCCTCTTGTCAGAGACCCCCTTTCTGCCCTTTTGGGGCTCTGGACCAGCAGCCTGAGATCTCCAGGACAGAGCCACTCACAAATAGAGGTGtggagctgggtgtggcagtCATTCTTCAATCCAGTGACCAGACTGTATTGTTGACCCGAAGGGCATGTACTCTCCGTGTTTCCCCCAATCTGTGGGTCCCTCCAGGTGAGCACCTAAGAACAGGGTCTATGGGAAATGGGTGCCCTTTCCCCCCACAATGTTACTGGGTAGTCTCATACAGTGGTGGCCCAAGGTTTTGTTCACAACGAATTTCCTCTGCCCATTGGAGACTGGGGTTTCTAGTTGGAGACAACAACCATTCATATCGGGCCCACTCCTCTTGCAGGCGGGCACATGGAACCTGATGAAGAGGTAACCAGTCCACGAACCCAACCAAGAGACCTGAGTGGAGTCACCTTGGGTGTGggctgaggaagagagggacaaagAAAAGGATGTGGTAGGGTTGAGTTTTGGATACTCTGACCTGCTCCCTTTGACTCCCAGATACTGGAGTGTGGGCTTCGAGAGCTGTGGGAAGAGTGTGGACTACAGCTGCCccagaatcagttttcttctgtccttctggGGTTTTGGGAGGTGAGACAGAAAAACCTCTAAAGCCCATTGTATAGTCCTTGTCTGCCTTGGGCACTGGGAAAAGTGTGGATGGGCTGGAGTTCCCAAGCCATAATAGCTCTTACTCATGTGTCCCTTACCTGTCACCTACCACCCACTCCTTGACCTTTGGCATTGTCTCCCTAAGTTCTATTACAAAGTCTCAAGAGATTAAGTTCCTCAATATGctatattggttttgtttttctcttcagtctGCCTACCCTCCTAGGCTGAGCTGGGGTTTCCCCAAATACCATCACCTCATTCTCTATGTCCTGGTAATCTCCCGGGAGTCACAGGAGCAACTCCAGGTAGGCTTGGCAGTAGGGGAAGACAGGACATATGACCTGGTTGTGACTGTGAATAGAAAACAAGGGGAGATAATCAAGCAACAAGTTGCCCCTGCCCCTTGTCTGTTTCCTCTCCACCTGTGGCCTCTTCACCTAAGTCAAGACTCAACATATCTAATCCCAGGCCAGGATCCGAGTAAATCCAAATGAGGTGAATGCCTTTATGTGGCTGGGACCAGATGTAGCAGGGGCTGTGGCTGCCACAGAGGATGGGACGAAGGCACCTGGACTGCTCTCCCAGGACCTACCACTCTCTGTCTGGTGAGAACTTTTCCTTTAGCTTTCAGCATGCAACATATATGCATAAGCATGCATGAGAGGGTGCAGTTTGTAATTTCATGTTGTGAAAGAGATTTAGGGAATGGGATTTGTCTACTGATAATCAAAAGACCCTCTGAGAACAAAGACGCTAAACGTTAAGGGTTTTTGCTCCAGCTAGATAACATCAAACACCTTGACTTAGTGAGCCCTTACTCTCCCACAGGAGAGTTGCTTAAACCTCCTTGAATGCTTCCCTTCTGTTAAGGGATTAACACTCACTTGGCCTTCTGCAATACTTGGGAGGATTAAATGTCTCAATGTACTAAAGTTCATTGTAAGCTACAAGACACAACCTAGGCACTGTCATAATCCAGCGCAACAGAACTGAAGGACGATGGAGGAACCCAGCCTCTGGTCCTGCCCGTGTCCACGCTCATGCGAGTGACCCCAgtcacagcagaagaggacaaagaaaggGTCAGCACTGGAACCAAGTTTGCCCTCAAGCTCTGGCTGCAACATCTGGGCAGATGAAGGTAAGGAACAACTTGTGGGTAGCACAGCCTCGGTACAGGATGGCCTGGTGTTCTTAGGGACGTcaaagagacaaaggggagagcAACTGCTCTTGGCTATGCTTGTGTGAATGCCTCCACTCCCTCCCAGGTAAAAATGAAGTTCACATGGACCCCAGACCAGCAAATGAAGGCAGGCAGCCGGTGAGGCGGTCTGGCAACCTGAGACCTGAGTCCAGTAGCTGGGATTGATCTCCttcaagatggaaggaaaggtcctactccataaagttgtcctctgacttccacatgcacccATGGCGCGCATGCCCACATGCAcagtaataaacattttaagtgttcttttttttttttttaagtgaaaggaTAGAACATGGACCCTCTGCCCCACAAATCATGGGTCTGGAAAGCAAGGTACAACATCTCTCCCCTCCATGACCTCACAGAACATTCACAACCTTTATTGTAGGCGAGAACTCTGCTACAGCTCTGGGGATAAAAAGTGAAATCACATCACAGGGCTTTGGCCCTGAAGGGGCCTGAGTATTGGGAAGGAGAACAGAGCCCCCATGTCCCATAAAAGGTGCAAGAACAATCTAGGCCTGAGCACAGGTCACTAGAAGCTTAGGCCCTTGGCTGTTTAGCATAAAAACACTGTgaacttaaatatataaatagagagACCCAGGCAGTAGGCAGGCCACGCCCTGCTCCCGAGCCCCTGGGGATCACAACTAAGGCCTTGTTTCCTCCTCGAGTCACACTGGGAAGTAAAAGGCAAGGGAAGTCATCTTTGGATAATTTGgagttttcttatttatgtaCAAAAAAGAAATCTGCAACCCAAGACAGAGTTGTCTGTCCATCTCTGACCTGCCACCTGACAGTATGGCCAAGAGAAGGGAATGGACGAAAAAGAACAGATGTTTGGGTCCCCAGAGGCTGAAGATCTGGTGAAGGGTGAGGAACTCCTGTCCTTCCTACCCTTCCATCTGCCTCCCACTGCCTAGGTTACCATACCCAAAGGGATGTGCTACATCAAAGAACACTTCCAAAAACAGACCCCAATGTCCTTTCTCAAAAGGTTAAATGTTAACCCTTTGAGTACTGGCCTTGTTAGGCAGTGATAAGGCCAAAAGCAGGTGTCCATGAAGATCTGGCCTGGCCTTTGGCCAATGACCCCTGAGGGATCAGAGCAGCCAGGGGTTGGGAACCCACAATGTATCTGCTCAGTGCTGGGGCCAGTAGAAATTGATTTTGTAATCCAAATAACTCAGTCCAAGGAAATGACGTCTGACCGACAGCCAGTCAAAGAGGGACCGGAAGGCAGGGGTCCTCCATGCCCTTCCCTCAAGGAACTCCCAGGAGCCACAATGCTGCTGACACGGCCAGGAGCGGGTGCTGGAGTGGCGCTGCGGTGAGAGCTCCCCAATGTGGGGGCCAGTGggcccaggaagtggggaggggttcCCCGGAATTGGAAGAAGTGGCCAAGGGTGTCCTGCTCATCTAGTGAAGTGATAACTGAAGGGCTGTAGTGCTGGAGGGACAAAGGAGACAGCTTGACGCGTCATCTTGACTCAGCACCTCACCCACCTCAAAACCACTTCATGGGGTTCCAACCCTCACGGATCTCATGACCATGACGTTCTTGAGAAGAGAAGCTGAGGACCTGACTCTTCCTTACTCCCCCAAGACCCTTCTCCTGTGCCTTGCCTTGGGACAGCCCCTCTGACATCCAGGGCCTTGTGGGTGTCTGAAATGTGTGGAACATCCACTGGGGAAGGTTCTAGTACATGCGGGGGTGAGTGAGCAGGAAGAGAGGTGCTAGGAAGGCACAGGTGTGAATATgaagtgatgggggtgggggtaaggaaGAGAGGTGCCATGTTCTCCCCTCGCAGAAAGACACTGTGAAATCCCTAAGGAAACCGGGCAGGGGAAGAACATATCATCAGTGTCTACAAAAAGGACTCTCCTGAGATCTTGCATCTTCCTAGACATGACCACTTACCTGACTCTCagtctgaaggaaagaaaataaatctaaacctggtaggaaaagaaaaatcaaaatcaaccCCCTTCTGACTCCTTcaccacaaggaaaaaaaaaaaaattccccccGTCCCTAGGGCTCTGCAAAGAAACAGGTCTGGACAGGGTACGAGGGCAGGACCCTCCCCTCCACCTTAGGGTCAGCGTTCTACCTTGGATGTCAGCCCCCAGCGGGAAGGCAGGTGGGTACTCATGTAGTGGGAGACTAGACAGGAAATCACTGCCCAGTGTGCCCATTGCAGGGCTCCGCAGCACCGAAGACGGCTGGTGACCAGAGGTCAGGGCTCTGTAGTGgggagaaagagctggagaaaCCAGCCAAACACGGCTGCCCGAGGTCCCATCGTCCCTGCCCTTCCCCGTCCCATAGCTTGCCCTGTGGCCAGAAGGCAGTTCTGACATCTGCCCCCTCCGATACAGAAGCAGCCTTTTCTCATACCCTTTGCTTCCAGGAAGGGCTGGAATGGCAGCCGAGGTAACAGGGCAGTGCTTCTTGGTGGGGGGCAGATCTTCCTCATCTGATGAGCTTTCGATTGTCAGGTCAATGACTTCAACCCTCTTCTTATTCTCTGACTGACTTCCCTCCTGGACTGGGCTATACTGGAGACCTATGGGTGGTTCAGAAGGCTGTCTCAGAAAAAGGGCCACCCATGACTGAGCGCAATGGGAGAGCAGAGGGTTACTCACCATCCAGCCCATACCCTGGCGGGGGGCAAACCTCGGATGcctccttcttgggtttcattgGACACCAGGATCCATCTTCCATGAACTGGATCTCATCACAATCCGAACAGGAATTAAGAATTTCCATGAATAAACTAGGGGAGGAGGACATGGCGATTCACGACTCTGGCTGGAAGACGGCTGGAAGCGCACTCAGTGTTCTGAGACTCACTTCCTATGCCTTAGTCACCTCGTCTGCATTATCCACCCTACTGCACCTCTCTGAACTGACGCTGGAATAGGAGGACAGCACAGGCTGGGACTGCAGCTCAATaatagagcacttgcttagcatgcaggcCCTGAGTCTGAACCCTGGCATTGTGGGG
It includes:
- the Nudt17 gene encoding nucleoside diphosphate-linked moiety X motif 17, translating into MAAARLLLRLAGRLESVSFTQSVCSLLGARQEPGPWYTHCSLERGQMVLSSTSFPGASERLPIQRPPFCPFGALDQQPEISRTEPLTNRGVELGVAVILQSSDQTVLLTRRACTLRVSPNLWVPPGGHMEPDEEILECGLRELWEECGLQLPQNQFSSVLLGFWESAYPPRLSWGFPKYHHLILYVLVISRESQEQLQARIRVNPNEVNAFMWLGPDVAGAVAATEDGTKAPGLLSQDLPLSVCATELKDDGGTQPLVLPVSTLMRVTPVTAEEDKERVSTGTKFALKLWLQHLGR